gtgtatgtgtgtgtgtttatccctgcgtgtgtgtgtgtgtgtgtgtatgagtgtgtgtttatccctgcgtgtgtgtgtgtgtttatccctgcgtgagtgtgtgtatgtgtgtgtgtttatccctgcgtgtgtgtgtgtgtgtgtatgagtgtgtgtttatccctgcgtgtgtgtgtgtgtttatccctgcgtgagtgtgtgtgtgtgtatgagtgtgtgtttatccctgtgtgtgtgtgtgtgtgtttatccctgcgtgagtgtgtgtatgtgtgtgtgtgtgtgtgtgtgtttatccctgcatgagtgtgtgtgtgtgtgtgtgtgtgtatgagtgtgtgtttatccctgtgtgcgtgtgtgtgtgtgtttatccctgcgtgagtgtgtgcggggcggcgtgtgtgtgcgagagggaGGGCAGCGGCAGCGCGGGGGCGTGGCGCGGAGCGGTTGCCGGGGCGATGCGGGCGGGGCCCCAGCGTTTCCGGGGGGACGGCAGCAGGGCGCGGAGCTGGcgcagggcggggcgggacagCAGGAAGTAGAGGGGCGGgttccagcagggggcgaggCACACCAGCAGGATGGCGATGAGGGACGCCAGCTCCCACAGCAGGGACACGCCCACCgccgcggggggcggggcatgcggagttgggggcggggccagcgacTGGGCCAGCGAGCGGTTGGCCCAGGCCGCGTAGGGGTGTcccgggggaggggcgaggagggaggaggagaaggcggAGCCGACGGAGGGGGACAGCACGTTGACGAACTCCAGGGCGTAGTAGGGCAGCCAGCTGAGCGCGAAGGCCAGCGTGGAGCCAATCAGGAGCGCCGTGGCCTTCTGGTTGCGGCGCGTGGCGGCCAGGCCCAGCCGGCAGGCGTGCAGGTGCGTGACGATCAGGCCGCAGTTGATGCCGATGCACAGGAGCGGCGCCACGTAGTACACCAGGAACGCCGGCACCAGGAAGCCCAGCCACTGGCCCCGGTCCACCGACCACTTGCACCCGCCGTCGAACCGGATGTACGTCACCTTCGGCAGGGCCATCGTCACGGAGACCAGCCAGATCACCGCCACCGTGCCGGcgctaagggggggggggggagaggggggtggggaggggagagggagagatggagagagggagggtgagagagagggagagagatgtgttAAACGATATAGGCATGGTTACTCGCACTTGTGTTGGGGAGAGATTCTCACACCTGCATGGAGAGAAGGATAcacctgtatgtgtgagagatacACCTGTATGGGGGAGATACTCACacctgtatgagagagagacactcacACCTGTATAGGAGAGAGACACTCACACCTGCATGGGAGAGAAACACTCACACCTGTATGTGCGAGCGATATACCTGTATGGGGGAGATACTCACACCTGTATGGAAGAGAGACACTCACACCtgtatgagaaagagagacactcacacctgtatgtgtgagatacacacacctgtatgggGGAGATACCCACACCTGTATGAGGGAGATACTCACACCTGTATGGGGGAGATACTCACacctgtatgagagagagagagactctcacacctgtatgtgtgagaaatacacctgtatgtgtgagatacacac
This region of Anguilla rostrata isolate EN2019 chromosome 8, ASM1855537v3, whole genome shotgun sequence genomic DNA includes:
- the si:ch211-119o8.4 gene encoding somatostatin receptor type 3; this translates as MPAIVNLLFNTVSTNTTIAFSLVLPLVSVLSLLVGVGGHLLVWLVLMRSPRRRSRPSSVLLLNLSLADLCALLTLPCVLLSASSQGWQLGGAICVLLGFVTSLTAGVDIFSLAALSVLRYRIVAPPTHRPVRPTQVAGTVAVIWLVSVTMALPKVTYIRFDGGCKWSVDRGQWLGFLVPAFLVYYVAPLLCIGINCGLIVTHLHACRLGLAATRRNQKATALLIGSTLAFALSWLPYYALEFVNVLSPSVGSAFSSSLLAPPPGHPYAAWANRSLAQSLAPPPTPHAPPPAAVGVSLLWELASLIAILLVCLAPCWNPPLYFLLSRPALRQLRALLPSPRKRWGPARIAPATAPRHAPALPLPSLSHTHAAPHTLTQG